From Glycine max cultivar Williams 82 chromosome 11, Glycine_max_v4.0, whole genome shotgun sequence, the proteins below share one genomic window:
- the LOC100812518 gene encoding E3 ubiquitin-protein ligase AIRP2-like isoform X1 encodes MLCFLHRYLNLFHILVYKVHNDGRSIMSTHGRKATIGDFYAVILPSLQRLHGSLEKLEVVEEEEGQSSIEGPSYGKKVIEGVKLTTNVDLQREDECGICLEPCTKMVLPGCCHAMCIKCYRKWNRKSESCPFCRGSLRRVNSEDLWVLTCNDDVVDAETVSKEDLLRFYLYISKLPKDHPDALFLMYYEYLI; translated from the exons ATGCTTT GCTTTCTCCATAGGTATCTCAACCTCTTCCACATACTTGTATACAAg GTACATAATGATGGTAGATCAATCATGTCTACTCATGGAAGGAAGGCTACCATTGGTGACTTTTATG CCGTTATATTGCCATCTCTCCAACGGCTTCATGGTAGTTTGGAGAAGTTGGAGgttgttgaagaagaagaaggacagTCAAGCATAGAAGGTCCAAGTTATGGCAAGAAGGTCAttgaaggtgtgaaactaaccacCAATGTTGATTTGcaaagagaagatgaatgtggTATTTGCTTAGAGCCTTGCACCAAAATGGTTTTACCTGGTTGCTGCCATGCCATGTGTATTAAATGCTACCGCAAGTG GAACAGAAAGTCAGAGTCTTGTCCTTTTTGCCGTGGTAGCTTGAGGAGAGTTAATTCGGAGGATCTATGGGTATTAACTTGTAatgatgatgttgttgatgcTGAAACAGTTTCTAAGGAGGATTTGTTGCGGTTTTACCTCTATATCAGCAAGCTTCCTAAAGATCACCCAGATGCACTTTTCCTAATGTATTATGAATACctcatttaa
- the LOC100812518 gene encoding E3 ubiquitin-protein ligase AIRP2-like, with translation MAMIPYHLCRLPYQDSLKALEADIQHANALAAAIPRAKGGTLLQMKLVYNHLAPLFLLFLQWMDCSCAGFLHRYLNLFHILVYKVHNDGRSIMSTHGRKATIGDFYAVILPSLQRLHGSLEKLEVVEEEEGQSSIEGPSYGKKVIEGVKLTTNVDLQREDECGICLEPCTKMVLPGCCHAMCIKCYRKWNRKSESCPFCRGSLRRVNSEDLWVLTCNDDVVDAETVSKEDLLRFYLYISKLPKDHPDALFLMYYEYLI, from the exons ATGGCAATGATTCCGTACCACCTTTGCCGTTTACCTTACCAGGATTCCCTCAAAGCACTTGAAGCTGATATACAGCACGCCAATGCTTT GGCTGCTGCAATTCCCAGAGCCAAGGGTGGAACTCTTCTTCAAATGAAATTGGTTTACAATCACTTGGCTCCTCTCTTCCTGTTATTTCTACAATGGATGGATTGTTCTTGTGCAGGCTTTCTCCATAGGTATCTCAACCTCTTCCACATACTTGTATACAAg GTACATAATGATGGTAGATCAATCATGTCTACTCATGGAAGGAAGGCTACCATTGGTGACTTTTATG CCGTTATATTGCCATCTCTCCAACGGCTTCATGGTAGTTTGGAGAAGTTGGAGgttgttgaagaagaagaaggacagTCAAGCATAGAAGGTCCAAGTTATGGCAAGAAGGTCAttgaaggtgtgaaactaaccacCAATGTTGATTTGcaaagagaagatgaatgtggTATTTGCTTAGAGCCTTGCACCAAAATGGTTTTACCTGGTTGCTGCCATGCCATGTGTATTAAATGCTACCGCAAGTG GAACAGAAAGTCAGAGTCTTGTCCTTTTTGCCGTGGTAGCTTGAGGAGAGTTAATTCGGAGGATCTATGGGTATTAACTTGTAatgatgatgttgttgatgcTGAAACAGTTTCTAAGGAGGATTTGTTGCGGTTTTACCTCTATATCAGCAAGCTTCCTAAAGATCACCCAGATGCACTTTTCCTAATGTATTATGAATACctcatttaa